The region GCGCGTGGAGCGCGATATCCTCCGTGTAAAGGTCGGCACGTACGTGCGGCGCCTGGTAGACGATGCGGGTGCGCGCGCGCGGGCGCACGAGCGCCGCGCCCCACCCGCGGTAGTCGGGATCGCCTGGGAACGCCGTCTCCATGAAACCGAAAATCGGATCGTCGGCCGGGGTGTCGGCGAGCGCCAGCGTGCGGTATCGCACGCCGCAGGCATCGAGGGCGTCGATCTCGACCCCCGCCGCGTGGAGGTCTTCGGCGAGCAGCGCCTCGATCAGGGCCTTGAAGCAGCACTCCACGTCGGAATCGTCGAGACGGACAAAGGCGCCGCTGTCGCGTGCCGCGACGCGCGTCTTGAACTCGGCGAGGAATTGAGCGCCGGTGAGCTCCTCGTGCGCCGCGGCGCACCGCCCGCCGAGGAAGAGGCCTGGAATGAGCGCCGTCGGCCGGAGCGCGGCCAGGATCAGGCAGAGCGGCAGGATCCTGCGCAGGACTCTCGTGATGAGTGAGTTCGGCATGACGGCGGCATCCTCCGCGCTGTATATACCACGAAAGCGCGCCGGCGGTCCATCGTGTCCGCCGGGCTGCGGTCTGCAGGTCGGGCTTGCTGCGGATCCGGTCCCGGATACCCCCCTCGCGCATCCATTCCCCCCCGCTGCGCATATCCCCCCGGAACGTTCAGGCCCGGCGACCGCTTTCGGGCGACCGCGTTCCGCTTTCCACGTCCGTTTTCCACTTTCGGCTTGACTTCGGGTTCCGTCCGCCCCATACTATTGCATTCTGCAACAGTCGGGGCGCACTGGTGCGGCACGGCGGCGCTCCGGTTGAAAGACAACGGGTCGTGGAACGGCGAGGCGGAGAAGCGCCGGCAGGTTTGGAATTCGATCGTGGCGCGCACCTGATCGCGGGCGCGTCGGACCTGATCTGGACGGGTGGCAGGCGCACCATGCGCCTGCCACCTGCGCCTTCATGGGGCGCGCGCGGTGCGCGTTCGTGGGGGGGCGCGGGAGAAGAGAGGAGAGGGAGGGCCACATGGCAACACTGACCGGCAGGGACCTGCTCTGCACGCAGGATTGGGACATCACGGAGCTCACGAAGGTGCTCGAGCTCGCGGAGGATATGCAGAAGAATCGGTTCAGCAAGAAGTACACGAGTCTCCTCGAGAACAAAACCTTCTTCATGTTCTTCTACAACCCCTCCGTCCGTACCCGGCAGAGCTTCGAGTGCGCCGCGACCGAGCTCGGCGGTCACGCGCAGTTTCTCGAGCCGACGTCGATGCGCCTCAAGACGGCCAGGACCGCCGGCGAGACGGTCGAGGACGCGGCGAACGTGATGAGCCGCTACGCCGTTGGCCTCGGCATCCGCATCCTCGAGGACAAGATCTCCTACTACGGCCAGGGGCACGAGCTCCTCGAGGAGTACGCGAAATGGGCTCGCATCCCGATCGTCAGCATGGCCCACGACAAGTTCCACCCGTGCCAGGGGCTCGCGGACATCATGGGCCTCCGCCGCCACCTCGGGAAGAACCTCAAGGGCAAGAAGCTGGTCCAGGTATGGGGACGGGGAGCCCTCGCCCGGTCCTGGTGCTCGGTGCAGGAGAGCCTCCTCGTCTCCTCCCGCTTCGGGATGGACGTCACGCTCGCCTACCCGGAGGGGTACGACCTGGACCCCGCGGTGATCGAGGCGGTCAAGGGCAACTGCGCCAGGAACAAGTCGAAGTTCGAGATCACGCACGACGCGCGTGAGGGGTACCGCGACGCGCACGTGGTCTACTCCCGCAACTGGGTGACGCCGGAGGCCTACAAGTCGGGCCATCTCGACAAGCAGAGCGAGATCGAGAAGGCGAGCAAGCACACGGAGTGGATCTGCGACGACGAGAAGATGAAGCTGACCAACGACGCCCTCTTCACGCACCCGATGCCCGTCGACCGCGGGAGCGAGGTGACGGACGAGATCGCCAGCGGGAAGCGTTCGATCATCTACGACGTTGCGGAGAACCGCCTGCACGTGCAGAAGGCGATCATGGCCCTCACGATGGCGGGACTCTGAGCGTCGGCGAAACAACGGGAGGGCGGGCGATCGTGGACCCGAATACGGTGCAACCCTGGATGCCGTGGGCCGTGGTCGCCACCCTCCTGCTGTTGGGGGTCTGGATGCGGATGGGTTCGTCGCTCCTCCCCCTCGGCGTTGCGGCGGTGGTGGCGCTGGCGGAGGCGGTGGCGGGGTACGGGCTCGGGGTGCAGATCGCCAGTTTCGCGACGGCGTCGTGCATCCTGGCGCTCCTGCAGTGGGCGTACGGCCGCAGACGCGAGGCGGGAACGGCACGCCGCGGCGAGGATCGGAGGTAGGTTTCCGGCCTCCGGCCAGGCCTGCGTGAAACACCTCAGGAAGGAGTGCAGCATCGATGAGGAGGATCATCGTCGTGGCGTTGGGCGGAAACGCCATCAAGCAGGCCGACGAGAGGGGGACGGCCGAGGAGCAGTTCAAAAACGTCGAGACCACGTGCGCGCAGCTCGTGAGCATGCTCAGATTCGGGCACCGGCTCGTCATCACGCACGGAAACGGTCCGCAGGCGGGGAACCTTCTCCTCCAGCAGGAGGGCGCGCTGGGAGAGGTGCCGGCCCAGCCGCTCGATATCGTCGGAGCGATGACCCAGGGGCAGATCGGTTACATGTTCCAGCAGACGATGCAGAACATGCTCTGGAAGGAGAAGCTGCCGCTCCCGGTCGTCTCGATCGTCAACCAGGTGCTCGTCAGCGAGGACGATCCGGACTATCGGGACCCGACGAAGCCGGTCGGCCCGTTCTACACCGAGGACCAGGCCGCGAAACTGCGGCGCGAGCGCCCGGACTACGTCATCAAGGAGGTCAAGCCCAAAAGCGTGGCGAAACGGTTCCGCCGCGTGGTGGCATCCCCCGATCCGATCCGCAACATCGAGTACGTCGCGATCCGTCGGATGGTGGACGCCGGCATCGTCGTCATCGCCTCGGGCGGAGGCGGCGTGCCGGTCGTGTACGATACAAACGACAACCTTCGCGGCACCGCGGCGGTCATCGACAAGGACAAGGCCGGCGAGCGCCTCGCGGAGGTCGTGGGCGCCGACATCTTCCTCGTCTTGACGGACGTCGATGCGGCCCGCATCCACTTCGGCACCCCGCAGGAGAAGCCGGTCCGGACCGTCACCGTCTCCGAAATGAAGAGGCTCTGCGAGGAGGGGCACTTCAAGGCCGGCAGCATGGGGCCGAAGGTCCTCGCCGCGATCCGCTTCGTCGAGTGGGGCGGCGACTGCGCCATCATCACCTCGCTCGACAAGGCCGTCGAGGCCCTCGTCGGCAGGGCCGGGACGCGCATCATCCCGGACCCGGTGAAGGAATGATCCCGCGCCCCACGCGGGGCGGCGGGGGGGCGCGATCGCAGTCGGGGGCCGGGGGCGGGGGCGCCCTCGGCCCCCGTCGCGTAAGGGTGGGGAGATGAACCACGTTCTGGGGTTGCGGTGCGCCGGGTGCGGGAAGGAGTTCGACGCCCGGGGGATGACGTACGTCTGCGGCGCCTGCGGGAAGAACCTCGACGTCGTCTACGACTACAAGGCCGCCGGGAAGACGCTCACGCGCGCGGCGCTCGCCGGATGCGCCGACCGTTCGATCTGGCGCTATCGAGATCTGTACCCGCTCGAGGGGCAGGCGGGCGTGATGCCGCTCCAGGTCGGCTGGTCGCCGCTCTACCGGGCGGACCGGCTCGCCGGGGCCGTCGGGGCGGGCGCGCTCTGGGTGAAGGATGACGGGCGGAACCCCAGCGCCTCGTTCAAGGATCGGGCGAGTGCGGTCGCGGTCGCCAAGGCCGTCGAACTCGGTTTCGACAAGATCTGCGGCGCCTCCACCGGAAACGCCGCCTCGTCGACCGCGTGCCTCTGCGCGAGCATCGGCCTGCGCCCCATCATCTTCGTCCCCGAGACCGCCCCGAAGGCCAAGATCGCGCAGCTCCTCGTCTTCGGCGCGAAGGTCTTCGCCGTGAAGGGGACGTACGACGAGGCGTTCGACCTGTGCCTCCAAGCCGCCGAGGAGTACGGCTGGTACAACCGGAACACCGGCTACAACCCGTACACGCGCGAGGGGAAGAAGAGCTGCTCGTTCGAGATCTGTGAACAGCTGGGCTGGGAGGTCCCGGACCTCGTTCTGGTGCCGGTGGGCGACGGCAACATCCTCAGCGGGATCTGGAAAGGGTTCCGCGACCTGCACGGCGTGGGGCTCATAGACCGGCTCCCCCGCCTCGTCGCGGTCCAGTCCTCCAGGAGCAGCGCGATCGCCGACGCGGTCAACGGCGACGGCGTCGTCAGGCCGGTCAGGGCGACCACGATCGCCGACTCCATCTCGGTCGATTTGCCTCGGGACGGCGAGATGGCGGTCCGGGCGGTGCGCGACTCCACGGGGATGGCGGTGACGGTGACCGACGAGGAGATCCTCGAGGCCGTCCCGCTCCTCGCCAGGGAATGCGGCGTCTTCGCGGAGCCGGCCGGCGCCGCGAGCGTCGCGGGCCTGAAGAAGCTCGCCGGGGAGGGCGGGATCCGCGGCTGCGAGCGCGTCGTCTGCCTCGTCACCGGCAACGGCCTCAAGGACGTGGACACGGCGATGCGGATCGCCGGGAAGACGGTGCCGATCGCGCCCGACCTCGGGGCCCTGAAGAAGGCGGTCGCGGCGGCGAAGCTGGCGTAGCGCGGCGCGGCCGCCGATCGACCGGATCCGCGGGAATCCGCGGCGGGGCGGGCGCTCGATGGAGGATTCGGGATGAAGGTGAAGGACCTGGTCGCGATCTCCGATCTGTCGCGCGGCGAGATCCACGAGATCTTCGCCGAAACGAAGCGGTTGAAGGACGCCCTCCGCGCGGGGACGCCGACCCCGGTGCTCGCGGGCAAGGCGCTCGGGATGATCTTCAACAAGCCGTCGACGCGCACGCGCGTCTCGTTCGAGGTCGGGATGTTCCAGCTCGGCGGGCACGCCCTCCACCTGGGTATGGGCGACCTCCAGCTCGGGCGCGGCGAGACGATCGCCGACACCGCCCGGACGCTCTCCCGCTACCTCGACGGCATCATGATCAGGACGTTCAGGCACCAGGACGTGGCGGACCTGGCGCGGCACGCGTCGATCCCGGTGATCAACGGCCTTACCGACCTGAGCCACCCGTGCCAGATACTCGGGGACGTCTACACGATCGCCGAGCAGCGCGGGCTCGATCCCGCCGAGCCCGACCTAGGCGGGGTCTCCGTCGCCTTCATCGGGGACGGGAACAACGTCGCGAACTCGTGGGTCGAGGCCGCGGCCGCGCTCGGCTTCTCGTTCGTCATCTGCCCCCCGTCGGGCTACGAGCCAAACGGGGCGATATGGGCCGCCTCGGAGAAGGCGGGGGCGAAAATCCTTCTCGAGCGCGATCCGGCGAAGGCGGTCGCCGGCGCCGACATCGTCTACACCGACGTCTGGGCGAGCATGGGGCAGGAGAAGGAGCGGGAGGAGCGGTTGAAGGTATTCGGCCCGTTCCAGGTCAACGGGCGCCTGATGACGAAGGCGAAGCGGGGCGCGAAGGTGATGCACTGTCTGCCCGCGCACCGCGGCGAGGAGGCGACCGACGAGGTCCTCGACGGGCCCGCCTCGATCATCTTCGACCAGGCGGAGAACCGGCTGCACGTCCAGAAGGGCGTCATGTCGCTCCTGATGGGGGCGCGAAGATAGCCCTCGACGGTCCGCAGCCCGACCGCGGCGTTGGGCCGTGTGCCGCACGGCTGGTCCGCCGCCTTCCCCCCGCGCCGCGCAGCGTCCTTGAAGCCCCTGTGAACGGCGAGTGCGCGTCGGTATACTGAGGCGATCCGTCGGCGGGCGGGGAGGAGACGATGCCGCAGATCTCCAAGGGTGGCAAGTACATATTCGGCTGGTCGCGCGTCGGGCCCGGAGGCGCCGTTCCGGTCCCTCCGGAAACGCTGCGGGAGTACGGGCTCAGGCCCGGCGGTTGGGCCATCCTCGCCTCGGGCAGTCGGACGACCGGCGGTGTCACCGTCTCCACGGAACGTCTGATGGCGGGATCGCAACTTTCGTGCGTGCTCGCGGCGCACCCGGAGCTCGCGGACCGCCGCGGCCGTGCGGGCGTTCCGCTGCGTTTCAAGGGACGCCTCTACGCCTGTGTCGCCGTGGACCGCCGCGGGTCGCTGCGCCTCCCCCCCGGGACGCTGGCCGCCTATCGGATCTCGACCGGCGACCGCCTCTTGGTCATACGCGGCAGCAACATCGCCTTCGTGATGGGGCTGAAAGGCCCCCTGATCGACCTCGCCGCACGCCACCCCGGCATCCCCCTCTTTCAGTGACGGCTTGGGATCGGACCACAAAACCTTGTTGGGGTGGAAGGAGTTGCGGTTTTTGGGCCTCAAGATCGCTTCCAAAGGCCTTTCTCAGGGAATATTTGTACGTAACTCATTCCCGCGCAACGTGATATCTTGGTCCGACCCCGATAACTCGAGCAGGGCGGCGTGGAGGATCCCCTCGTCGCTGACGGTGAGGGACGGGACGGAGAAGAATTCCATCACCGCCCCCAGGACAAGGAGGCCGGCAGGGAGGATGTCGGCGCGCTTCGCCTCGATGCCGCGGATCTCCCTGCGCGGGGCGAGGGGCAGGGAGGCGAGGAGGGCGGCGAGGCGGCCGACCTCGCGGCTCGTGAGCGCGAAACCGTGGATCCTCTCGGGCGCGTAGGTGTCGAGGCCGAGCGAGAGCGTCGCGGCGGAGGTGATCGTGCCCCCAGCCCCGACGAGGCGCGTTGCCGGGCGCGGGATGGAGGTCGGCATTCCAGCCGCCAGCGTCTCCGACGCGTGCCGCCGGAGCGCCTCCATCCCGGCGCCGGCGGGCGGGTCGGAAGAGAGGAACCGCTCCGTCATCCTGACGCAGCCGAGGGGCAGACTCGCCGAGACGGGAAAGCCCCCGGCGGGATCGGCCGCGAGCTCGACGCTCCCCCCGCCGATGTCGACCGCGACGACGCCGTCAAGCGGAGGCGAAAGGACGCGGGTCATCCCGCGCCAGGCGAGCAGCGCCTCCTCCCCGCCGGTCAGAACCCTGACATCGATCCCGGCCGTCTCGCGCACGCGGCGGATGAAGACGAGGGCATTGGCGGCCTCGCGCAGCGCCGCGGTGCCGAATGCAAGGACGGATGCCGCCCCCGCCTCTCGGGCGGCCGCCGCCAGCCGCCCGACCGCCTCGAGCGTCCGTTCCGCCGCCCGCTCCGCGATGGCGCCGCCCTTCGCGATCCCCTCTCCGAGGCGCGTGATCTCGAGGCCGCGCCTGCACACAAAGAGCCCCCCGCCGGGCGCGCGCTCGGCGACGAGGAGGCGGACGGAGTTGGAACCGATGTCGATGGCGGCCGTGCGCATGCGGAGGGAGGCGGGTATTTGCGGGGCGCCCCCGGTTACTCGATGGTGACGCGCAACTCGTTGATCCCGCCGACGAAGTTGCCTTCCGTGTCGAGGAACGCGCCCTGGATCCTCCACTGGCCGCGGGCGGCTCCGGCGAGCGGCGTCTGCAGCACCGGGTAGCCGTCGAGCGGAAAATCGAGCACCCACGGGCCGTCCTCGATGAACCGCACCGGTACGGTCGGGACGAGCCGCGTCTCGACCCCGGGGATCCTCTGCAGGTAGATCATCCGCCCGAACGGATCGATGAGCCGCACGTACGCGTAGAACGGCGTCAGGCAGCCGTGTAGGGTGGCGGTCACCGAGATGGTGCCGTCGGCGGGGAGGACGGCGCCGTTGGCATGCAGCTTCACCGGCCAGTCCGAGTAGGGGGTGCCCGGCGTGGGGGTGGGCCCGACTGGGGGTGTCGGTGTCGGCGTCGGAGGGGCGATGAGGATGTCGTACGACTTCACGACGGGGCAGTGATCCTGGGCGCCGTTGTCGGTGTCGCCCAACTGGATCGGGGCGACCGCGGAGAGGGGGGTGAAGACGCGGCTGTCGAAGACGATGCCGCCGAGGTACGGCCCGCCGTCGCCGCCGAGGTCCAGCGGCATGATCTGCGCGCCGAGCAGGGTGTTGGGGACGAGCCAGTCGTAGTTGAAGGTGCGGTTCAGATTGGTGTCGTCGTCGCCGTTCTGGTCCTGGGGGGTCCCGTCCGAGATGGTGACCCAGCACGAGTCGGTCCAGTTGGCCTCGTCGAGGAGGGTGGGGATCGGCTCGGAGGTGCGATTGGTGGTGTTGAAGTCGCCGCCGAGCATCAGGTAGTGGCTGTTGGAGAAGTTGGCCTCGATGTAGTCGATGATATCCTTGATCTGGCCGATCTTGACGTCCTGATCGGACGCGTCGAGGTGCGCGCTGACGATCTGCAGGTCGATCGGGCCCGGGATGTCGATGATCGCCCAGTCGTGATTGTAGTTCGGCTTCTGGAGATCCGGCCAGCTCCCCGACGCGGTGATCGGCCATCTGCTCACGATGCCGTTCTTGAAATAGCCGCTGTCGGCCCTATGGTACGAGAAGCCGTCCCCGAATGCGGCCTCGATCCACCCCTCGATGTCGTCCCGCACGGGGTAGCCGACGTACCACTCCTGGAGGAGCGCGACGTCGGGGGCGAGGCCCTGGATGATCCGCACCGTCTCCACGCCGGCCTTTCGGCTGAGTTTGGTCACGTTCCAGGACATGATCCGGAGCTCGGCGGCAGGCGCGGGGGACGCGGCGGCAACACAGAGGAGGAGCAGGCCGAGGAGGAGGGCGACACGGCGCGCCGGCACGGCGGGCGCCCGGCGCACGGACGGCGAGACGGCGTTTCGTCCCATCGTCATCCGATCCTCCCCCCGCATCGGCCGGCGCGGGCGGGCGCCGCCGAGGCGGCTACTCCGCGATGACGCCGTAGTTCATCTGTAGCGTGGCGAGGTTGCTGATCCAGTTTCTCGAGTCCCAGACGTTCGCGCCGGGCGGCACCATCACCGCGTAGATCTTATAGTGCCCGGGCAGGTTCAGGCTGGTCATCTTGAAGATGAAGATGGGGCCCTTGAGATTCTGGATCTGCGAATTCCTCACGATCGGCACCGGGTGCGAGGTGTAGTTCATGCGGGTGTAGGAGAACGTGGTGATGAAGACGAGATTCCCCGCGGGCGTCCGGACGGCCAAATAGGCGTCGACGACGTCGGGCATTATCTGGACCGTCGCCGTGGAGGCGCCGCCGTCGAGGATGACGGTCTTGGTGGCCGGCGTGATGTAGTAGGTGAGTGCCTTGTATTCGCCGAGCATGACCGGGAACGGCGTGACGGTCGGGCGGGGCGTGGGCGTCGGCGACCCGGCGAGCGGCGGATCGGCCGTCGGGGTGACCACGGGGGTCGCGGGGGGCGCCTGCGCGAGCGTCAGGTGGATCGTCGTCTCGCGGCTCGCGGGATCGATCTCATCGGTGGCGATCCCGAGCTCCCCAACGGAAAGACGATCGATCAAGGAGGGAGAGGCGTAGTCGTAGGCGGGGGGGGCAACGTATTCGTAACGGTCCTCGCCGGTCTTGCGGAACAGGTCGTAGTCGTACTCGTCCATCACGCTGGTGAACGCCCGCGGATCCACCAGCTCCACGAGCGTTGGCGGCGTCGGCGTGGGAAGGACGTTCGTCGCCAGGGCGGTCGGCTCGCTCCGGTTGCTTTCGAAAAAGACGAAGATGAGGGCCGAGAGCACCACGAGGCAGAGAAATAGGGTGATGACGCTTTTTCCGACTCGCCTTTCCATGGATATCCCCTCCCGGATGAATGATCGGCCCACTGTGCGACGTACCCCCGTGCGCTATAAGTATACCAGCGGGGGAGGGCATTACAAATCTTTTTTCGGTCCGTTCACCTCCGCGCGTCATTCACCTTCGCACAGGTGGAAATCCTGCTATACTCGTGCAGGGGGATATCGACCGATGCCGCTCTACGAGTACCGTTGCGGTTCCTGCGGGGAGGTCTTCGAACGTCTCGAGCGGAGCGGTCCGCCCGCGGCGCGACGCGCCTGTCCCGCCTGCGGGGCGCATCGAGCGCGGCGGCTCATCTCCTGTTTCGGCATTTCAGGCGCCGCGGGACGGGGCGGCTCGGCGGGGGGCGGATGTGCGGGGTGCCGGCCCGCGCCGGGGCGCTGCCGGAGCTGCCGCGCCTCGTGAGGCGCCGCGATTCGGAGGTGAACGCGATGGAACGGATCTGGGCGCCGTGGCGGAGCGCGTACGTCGGCCGGGGGGCGCCCGAGGGGTGCATCTTCTGCGACAAGCCCGCCGCAGGCGACGACCGCCTGAACCATATCGTCGTCCGCGGCGAAAGCTGCTTCTCGATGCTCAACCGCTACCCGTACAACAACGGACATCTGATGGTCGCGCCGTTCAGGCACGCCGCCGGCCTCGAGGAGCTGACCTCCGCGGAACTCCATCAGCTCATCCTGCTTGTCAAAGACTCCGTCGCCCTCCTGAAAACGGCGCTCTCCCCGGCGGGATTCAACGTCGGGATCAACCTCGGGATGGCGGCGGGCGCCGGGGTCGCCGGCCACCTCCATGTCCACCTGGTGCCGCGATGGGAGGGGGACACCAACTTCATGCCGGTCACGGCGGGGACCAAGGTCATTCCGCAGTCGCTCGACGAGATGTACGCCCTCCTCCGCGGAGGGAAAAAATAAATGCTTTTTCGCCGCCGGTCCATCGGCTATGATGACACGAGTGCGGCGCGGGATTCGAAATCGAGGATCAAACGGGAGGATCGGGTATGTCGAGGCGGGAACTGCATGGCTGTTGCGAGGATTGCGTAAAGAAGGACCGGTGCGAG is a window of Chlamydiota bacterium DNA encoding:
- a CDS encoding ornithine carbamoyltransferase, whose translation is MATLTGRDLLCTQDWDITELTKVLELAEDMQKNRFSKKYTSLLENKTFFMFFYNPSVRTRQSFECAATELGGHAQFLEPTSMRLKTARTAGETVEDAANVMSRYAVGLGIRILEDKISYYGQGHELLEEYAKWARIPIVSMAHDKFHPCQGLADIMGLRRHLGKNLKGKKLVQVWGRGALARSWCSVQESLLVSSRFGMDVTLAYPEGYDLDPAVIEAVKGNCARNKSKFEITHDAREGYRDAHVVYSRNWVTPEAYKSGHLDKQSEIEKASKHTEWICDDEKMKLTNDALFTHPMPVDRGSEVTDEIASGKRSIIYDVAENRLHVQKAIMALTMAGL
- the arcC gene encoding carbamate kinase yields the protein MRRIIVVALGGNAIKQADERGTAEEQFKNVETTCAQLVSMLRFGHRLVITHGNGPQAGNLLLQQEGALGEVPAQPLDIVGAMTQGQIGYMFQQTMQNMLWKEKLPLPVVSIVNQVLVSEDDPDYRDPTKPVGPFYTEDQAAKLRRERPDYVIKEVKPKSVAKRFRRVVASPDPIRNIEYVAIRRMVDAGIVVIASGGGGVPVVYDTNDNLRGTAAVIDKDKAGERLAEVVGADIFLVLTDVDAARIHFGTPQEKPVRTVTVSEMKRLCEEGHFKAGSMGPKVLAAIRFVEWGGDCAIITSLDKAVEALVGRAGTRIIPDPVKE
- a CDS encoding threonine synthase → MNHVLGLRCAGCGKEFDARGMTYVCGACGKNLDVVYDYKAAGKTLTRAALAGCADRSIWRYRDLYPLEGQAGVMPLQVGWSPLYRADRLAGAVGAGALWVKDDGRNPSASFKDRASAVAVAKAVELGFDKICGASTGNAASSTACLCASIGLRPIIFVPETAPKAKIAQLLVFGAKVFAVKGTYDEAFDLCLQAAEEYGWYNRNTGYNPYTREGKKSCSFEICEQLGWEVPDLVLVPVGDGNILSGIWKGFRDLHGVGLIDRLPRLVAVQSSRSSAIADAVNGDGVVRPVRATTIADSISVDLPRDGEMAVRAVRDSTGMAVTVTDEEILEAVPLLARECGVFAEPAGAASVAGLKKLAGEGGIRGCERVVCLVTGNGLKDVDTAMRIAGKTVPIAPDLGALKKAVAAAKLA
- the argF gene encoding ornithine carbamoyltransferase: MKVKDLVAISDLSRGEIHEIFAETKRLKDALRAGTPTPVLAGKALGMIFNKPSTRTRVSFEVGMFQLGGHALHLGMGDLQLGRGETIADTARTLSRYLDGIMIRTFRHQDVADLARHASIPVINGLTDLSHPCQILGDVYTIAEQRGLDPAEPDLGGVSVAFIGDGNNVANSWVEAAAALGFSFVICPPSGYEPNGAIWAASEKAGAKILLERDPAKAVAGADIVYTDVWASMGQEKEREERLKVFGPFQVNGRLMTKAKRGAKVMHCLPAHRGEEATDEVLDGPASIIFDQAENRLHVQKGVMSLLMGARR
- a CDS encoding Ppx/GppA family phosphatase; protein product: MRTAAIDIGSNSVRLLVAERAPGGGLFVCRRGLEITRLGEGIAKGGAIAERAAERTLEAVGRLAAAAREAGAASVLAFGTAALREAANALVFIRRVRETAGIDVRVLTGGEEALLAWRGMTRVLSPPLDGVVAVDIGGGSVELAADPAGGFPVSASLPLGCVRMTERFLSSDPPAGAGMEALRRHASETLAAGMPTSIPRPATRLVGAGGTITSAATLSLGLDTYAPERIHGFALTSREVGRLAALLASLPLAPRREIRGIEAKRADILPAGLLVLGAVMEFFSVPSLTVSDEGILHAALLELSGSDQDITLRGNELRTNIP
- a CDS encoding zinc ribbon domain-containing protein — encoded protein: MPLYEYRCGSCGEVFERLERSGPPAARRACPACGAHRARRLISCFGISGAAGRGGSAGGGCAGCRPAPGRCRSCRAS
- a CDS encoding HIT domain-containing protein; its protein translation is MERIWAPWRSAYVGRGAPEGCIFCDKPAAGDDRLNHIVVRGESCFSMLNRYPYNNGHLMVAPFRHAAGLEELTSAELHQLILLVKDSVALLKTALSPAGFNVGINLGMAAGAGVAGHLHVHLVPRWEGDTNFMPVTAGTKVIPQSLDEMYALLRGGKK